The genomic segment TTTAGTAGGTGAGATTCCCAAGTCATTTGGGAAACTCTCTTCTTTGGTGAATTTGTTGTTGTACAACAATCAACTCTCCGGTGGTATACCTTCTGAACTCAGTTTACTAACTCAACTCGAGTCTCTTGACTTGTCCTCAAACAGTTTGACCAAGTCAATTCCAAGAAGCCTAGGGCTTAACTTCTTAAAACTCCACTTCATGAATTTGAGCCATAACAGGTTAAGCTACGGAATCCCATTTGAGTTGGGGAAGTTGAGTCAGCTCTCGACACTTGATTTGAGTTACAACTATCTCATAGGAAATATTCCAAACGAGTTCAGTTTTTTACAAAGCTTGTTGACACTAAATCTCTCCCATAATAACCTCTCTGGTTATATTCCAAGCACCTTTGATCAACTCCCCGGATTGTTGTACGTTGACATATCCTATAACGAGCTGTGGGGTCCTCTTCCGAACAACAAAGCATTCCTTAACGCTTCGATACAATCATTAGAAGGAAACAAAGGCTTGTGTGGTAACGTTATTACAGGGCTACAGCTCTGCAAATCTCTCCCGGAATTAAAACGCAGCGACAATTTTCACTTTTACATCGTCGTTATCCCAATTCTTGTAGTTCTTCTCATCGTTCTTTGTCTAGTTTTTGTACTTATACGAAGAACGGGGAAGAATCGCGAGACAGGAGATGATCAAGAGGTGGAAATGGTCAACCAAAAATCGTTGTTTTCTGTGACAAACTTCGACGGGAAAAAACTGTATGAAGAAATTATAAGAGCAACCGAGGATTTTGATGCTGCTTATTGCATAGGGAGTGGAGGAATCGGAACCATTTACAGAGCTGAGCTTCCTTCTTCTTACTCATCATCTTCGTCTtcgtcatcatcatcaccatcaacAACCTTAGTAGTAGCCGTAAAGAAACTAGAATATGGTAGCCATGCTACACCGTTGACCTTATTATCCCAGAAAGAGTTCTTCAACGAGGTGATAGCGTTGACCCATATACGACATCGAAACATCGTGAAGCTCCATGGGTTCTGCTCCCATTTGAGACACTCGTTCTTGATCTACGAGTACCATGAAAAGGGTAGCTTGAGTTCGAAGCTAAGAAACGACAACGAAGCTAGAGAGTTGGATTGGAACAAGAGAGTGAATGTCATTAGAGGCGTGGCAAATGGGTTGTCGTACATGCACTCTGAGACGTTTCCACCGATTGTTCATCGAGACATATCGaccaaaaacattttgctagactCAAACTATGAGGCTTGCATTTCAGATTTCGGTACTGCTAAGCTTTTAGAGCAGGATTCATCTAACTGGACTGTCCTTGCTGGCACCTTCGGCTACGTCGCACCAGGTAATAATAAGAATAcagaggatatatatatatatatatatatatacacattttaaTCTAATGTACACTACTTATATAAGTGTTCGTTGCTACACatgtaattattaaatatattatgctcagttttttttttcctttaatttttttgatgtttttgaaatatatatatttatattgtttgCAGAGTTTGCTTACACAATGAAAGTAACCGAAAGCAGTGATGTGTATAGTTTTGGAGTGTTAGTAATAGAAGTGATTAAAGGACGGCACCCGGGCAATCTAACCTTATCTTTGTCGTCTCCGGCGAAGAGGGCAGAGGTTGTTCTTGAAGATGTGTTGGACGAGCGCCTTCAAGCTCCACCCAAACAAACGTTGGACCAACTTGTTCATATCTTAAAGCTTGCAGTTGCATGCTTACATGAGAACCCGCAATCTCGGCCAACCATGAAAGATGTTTCTCAAATTTTGTCCACTATCATTGCTAATAACTAATGCTGAATTAGATTTACATCTAGCTAATTTGTTTTGAATTTTGATGTATATATAGTACTTAGAAATAATACTTGTTAGATCTTACATATACGTGTACATATCTAAATTGCATATGGCTAGGCTAGGTAGGATTCAATCggaattatatattatattgaaCTGCAATTACATTGTTTTAGTTTTAATAACTAGGAACGATAGTGAATAAAACAACAAAAAGTGCAGAAACATTTGGTGCGAGTGCGAAAAAGCGTTTACCCACGATTTATCCAATGTCGGCGGTAGAGGTGCATGTGTTTTGCTATGATTGAAGAGTACATTGAAAAATTAAATCAACAATTTAATTAATACCTTTCCATTTTGgcaaattatcattttttttaaaatcaaatccAATACTATGTCCTGCATATTTACTCGTCTTTTTTATCCAGAAATTGTTGCGAAAAATTATACAAATTTTCTTTTGAATTAGATTTGTGATAATGAAAAGTAACAGCGAAAATAACACACACACGATAACAAATTTTGGTAGGTGTCTAAGTTTGCTGCAAATCTTTTACTGAAATTatgaaacaaaaaaattatatatatctcACAATCCACACTCCAATTATACCCAAAAAAATTTCTCACAAAAATTCTCTCAAAAGCTTCTCTCTCATTAAGCTTTTAACTAAGCTTTTTCTCTTTTTGTTTTGTGatatatataaatgaaacatATGTGGGTTTATATAGGCTTTGGACAAATAAAATGGGTGGTAGAAATCAGCCAATAGTTATGCACCTTCCATTGCTAAATGCCTAACTTAGGCATCCTAAAAATAACAAAGGATGTGTtccattccttttattttaactAAGAAAggataatgttattttttttaacaatctcccacttgaaaACTGATTTTAATGTGTCTTCACACCCCACATTAAGCAACAGAGCTTTCTGGTCTTATTATTCTTGCTGGCCAACTGAAGGTAAACACACCTTTAGTTTGTCGATCGTCACCGTCTTTGTCATCATATCTGCTGGATTCTTACTTCCTTGGA from the Humulus lupulus chromosome X, drHumLupu1.1, whole genome shotgun sequence genome contains:
- the LOC133806874 gene encoding MDIS1-interacting receptor like kinase 2-like, whose translation is MGTSNSEKILVLSLFVLFVVPTIVDGDSTTSIYQEHVALLKWKATLENYSASIQTSWSNDNSYSSKNRTSPCTWFGVSCNKFGSVIELNLTKSGLQGTLHEFLFSSLPNLRYFDLSTNSISGTIPTQISLLSKLIYLDLSFNNLRGSIPLEMGNLSRLVELHMGYNNLRGHIPSTFGSLEKLKVLSINQNHLSGPIPETLYDIRNLSYIYLYRNRLSGPISYNIGRLKSLVCLELWENQLNGTLPTSLGNLTKLESLHIRDNNFSGPIPQSIQNLTKLTVLRLARNQFTGYLPQNICHNNLLQIFTANGNYFEGPIPKVLRNCSSLYRLTLQENHLTGNISEVFGDIYPYLYIINLGNNSFHGQISPNWGRSKNLESFYIGGNYISGTIPPEIGNLSKLSGLDFSSNLLVGEIPKSFGKLSSLVNLLLYNNQLSGGIPSELSLLTQLESLDLSSNSLTKSIPRSLGLNFLKLHFMNLSHNRLSYGIPFELGKLSQLSTLDLSYNYLIGNIPNEFSFLQSLLTLNLSHNNLSGYIPSTFDQLPGLLYVDISYNELWGPLPNNKAFLNASIQSLEGNKGLCGNVITGLQLCKSLPELKRSDNFHFYIVVIPILVVLLIVLCLVFVLIRRTGKNRETGDDQEVEMVNQKSLFSVTNFDGKKLYEEIIRATEDFDAAYCIGSGGIGTIYRAELPSSYSSSSSSSSSSPSTTLVVAVKKLEYGSHATPLTLLSQKEFFNEVIALTHIRHRNIVKLHGFCSHLRHSFLIYEYHEKGSLSSKLRNDNEARELDWNKRVNVIRGVANGLSYMHSETFPPIVHRDISTKNILLDSNYEACISDFGTAKLLEQDSSNWTVLAGTFGYVAPEFAYTMKVTESSDVYSFGVLVIEVIKGRHPGNLTLSLSSPAKRAEVVLEDVLDERLQAPPKQTLDQLVHILKLAVACLHENPQSRPTMKDVSQILSTIIANN